Proteins from one Flammeovirgaceae bacterium genomic window:
- a CDS encoding pyridoxal-phosphate dependent enzyme — MERVPTGDDILQAHERIKSYVHQTPVMTSTSIDALAGCRVFFKCENFQKIGAFKARGAMNAVLCLPEEERKKGVATHSSGNHAQALARAARLMGVKSHIVMPSTAPEIKKKGVRAFGGEITECAPTLEARESTLAKVMDETGATEIHPFNNYDVIAGQATAAIELFDETEGLDFVLVPVGGGGLLSGTLLAAKYFSPKTKVIAGEPAGADDTYRSLRSGKIEKSQADTIADGLLTSLGDKTFPLIKEMVSEVITVSDKEIIEAMRLVWERVKIIVEPSCAVPFAAALKGKEKFQGKNVGIILSGGNVDLERAFKLFGSI, encoded by the coding sequence ATGGAACGCGTTCCCACCGGTGATGACATTTTACAAGCCCATGAACGGATCAAATCCTACGTTCATCAAACGCCCGTGATGACATCCACCAGCATAGACGCCCTGGCCGGGTGCCGTGTGTTTTTCAAATGCGAAAACTTTCAAAAGATTGGGGCCTTCAAAGCGCGCGGGGCCATGAATGCGGTGTTGTGCCTGCCGGAGGAAGAAAGAAAAAAGGGCGTGGCCACCCACTCTTCCGGCAACCATGCCCAGGCATTGGCCAGGGCGGCCCGGCTCATGGGGGTAAAATCCCACATCGTGATGCCGAGTACCGCCCCGGAGATCAAAAAAAAAGGCGTGCGCGCCTTTGGAGGGGAGATAACGGAGTGCGCGCCCACCCTGGAGGCCAGGGAATCCACCCTGGCCAAGGTGATGGACGAAACGGGCGCCACGGAAATCCACCCCTTTAACAACTACGATGTGATAGCCGGGCAGGCAACGGCCGCCATTGAGTTGTTCGATGAGACGGAAGGACTGGATTTTGTGCTTGTGCCGGTTGGCGGTGGTGGATTGTTGAGCGGGACCTTGCTGGCAGCGAAGTATTTTTCCCCCAAGACCAAAGTAATTGCCGGGGAGCCTGCGGGGGCGGACGACACCTACCGCTCCCTGAGGAGCGGCAAGATAGAAAAATCCCAGGCAGACACGATAGCGGATGGCCTGCTCACCTCGTTGGGGGACAAAACGTTCCCGCTGATCAAAGAAATGGTATCTGAGGTGATAACGGTATCCGACAAGGAAATAATCGAGGCCATGCGCCTGGTATGGGAGCGGGTGAAGATCATTGTAGAACCTTCCTGCGCGGTGCCGTTTGCGGCCGCGCTCAAAGGGAAGGAAAAGTTCCAGGGCAAGAATGTAGGGATAATCCTTTCTGGCGGGAATGTGGACCTGGAGCGGGCGTTTAAATTGTTTGGGTCAATTTGA
- a CDS encoding type III pantothenate kinase: MLLALDIGNSDTTIGLWSGSNWAHTWRAPTRPGQPGLYYGIKLRDYFFEANIDTSNIRSIVLCSVVPVLTEKMVGVIETLWGKKPIVLGPAIYEKLAVKVLNPYEIGADLVSNSVAAYGHYKGTCIVVDFGTALTFTTISSTGKIIGVSIAPGLRTAIKSLTQNTARLFDVPLQMPPSVLGNSTITAIQSGVLHGYNGLVRAMVRDIRAEIQEECPAMATGGLSSAIAPLHGFFDLVDPHLTLNGLRIVGETMEGNG; this comes from the coding sequence ATGCTTTTAGCCCTTGATATTGGCAACAGCGACACCACCATAGGCCTTTGGAGCGGAAGCAATTGGGCCCACACCTGGCGTGCCCCCACCAGGCCTGGCCAACCCGGGCTGTACTATGGGATAAAACTTCGGGACTATTTTTTTGAGGCCAATATAGACACCTCCAACATCCGGTCCATTGTGCTTTGCAGTGTGGTGCCCGTGCTTACCGAAAAGATGGTTGGCGTAATCGAAACGTTGTGGGGGAAAAAGCCAATTGTGCTTGGGCCTGCCATTTATGAAAAGCTGGCCGTAAAAGTGTTGAACCCTTATGAAATTGGCGCAGACCTGGTGTCCAACAGTGTGGCCGCCTATGGCCATTACAAGGGCACTTGTATTGTGGTGGACTTTGGCACCGCGTTGACGTTCACCACCATATCCTCCACGGGAAAAATAATAGGGGTGTCCATTGCCCCGGGCCTTCGGACGGCCATTAAGTCGCTCACTCAAAACACGGCAAGACTTTTTGACGTGCCCTTGCAGATGCCGCCCTCGGTCCTGGGCAACAGCACCATCACCGCCATCCAGTCCGGGGTCTTGCACGGCTACAACGGCCTGGTGCGGGCGATGGTGCGCGATATCAGGGCGGAAATACAAGAAGAATGCCCGGCCATGGCCACCGGGGGGCTTTCTTCGGCCATTGCCCCGTTGCATGGTTTTTTTGACCTTGTGGACCCGCACCTTACATTAAATGGATTGCGGATTGTTGGCGAAACCATGGAAGGCAATGGATAG
- a CDS encoding M1 family metallopeptidase: protein MRSLLTYLILFMGLVPAFAQQNWQGKFEQLGPELPTPNSYRSSSGAPGPNYWQQRADYDIDVELNDETQMITGKETITYFNNSPETLHYLWMQLDQNKLAAGNMTDKTSNNIIRDSIPAKFLAESLGGYGYGYDGGYKIKSVKDASTGQGLPHTINYTMMRVDLPAPLKTGDTYKFTVEWAYREYDRMKFDERGGFEYFPEDDNRVYTCAQWFPRMCVFDDYEGWQNKQFLGRGEYALTFGNYKVRITVPSDFIVGATGWLQNPQEVLGKEQLERFNRAQKTFDKPVFIVTEAEAKKNEKSRSRKKSTWVFHADHVRDVAFAASRKFIWDAMAVKVGDKTPLAQSLYPKEGNPLWEKESTRAIKNTLEVYSARTFDYPYPTAYSIHTADQGMEYPMICFNYGRPNKDGYYSQRVLEGMVSVIVHEVGHNFFPMIVNSDERQWTWMDEGLNTFLEHETLRTRYDGFDVTSGTPKGIVPFMKGDKSIMRPIMAQSDNQGSSFGPNGYTKPSAALVLLRETVMGPELFDRAFKEYAERWAFKHPKPADFFRSMEDASGTDLDWFWRGWFYGTDHVDLTLEDVKWFQVKEGQFDPEKKNITVQQGDLSANTATHKANDFSAGPQPLTVENTPEDTYRDFRSRVNNDAVRKELQGKNLYELTFRNTGGLLSPIIIEWTYKDGSKEIEKLPAEIWRLNEKEVTKVFIKDKEVTNIVIDPQRETADVNVYDNVFPKREGSKFDQFKKGN from the coding sequence ATGCGCTCATTATTAACCTACCTGATCCTGTTTATGGGTTTGGTACCGGCCTTTGCCCAACAAAACTGGCAAGGCAAATTTGAACAATTGGGGCCCGAATTGCCCACCCCCAACAGCTACCGCAGCAGCTCCGGTGCCCCCGGCCCCAACTACTGGCAGCAGCGTGCGGATTATGATATAGATGTGGAGTTGAATGACGAAACACAAATGATCACCGGGAAGGAGACCATCACCTATTTCAATAATTCCCCGGAGACATTGCACTACCTGTGGATGCAACTGGACCAAAACAAACTGGCCGCAGGCAACATGACGGACAAAACCAGCAACAACATTATCCGCGATTCAATACCGGCCAAATTTCTGGCAGAGTCGCTGGGCGGCTATGGATATGGTTATGATGGCGGCTATAAGATCAAATCGGTGAAGGATGCCTCCACCGGACAAGGCCTGCCGCATACCATTAACTACACCATGATGCGCGTGGACCTGCCTGCCCCGCTAAAAACCGGGGACACCTACAAGTTTACCGTGGAGTGGGCCTATCGCGAGTATGACCGGATGAAATTTGACGAGCGGGGCGGCTTCGAATATTTTCCCGAGGATGACAACCGGGTTTATACCTGTGCACAATGGTTCCCGCGCATGTGCGTGTTTGACGACTACGAAGGATGGCAAAACAAACAATTTTTGGGCCGCGGGGAGTATGCCCTTACCTTTGGGAATTACAAAGTGAGGATAACCGTGCCCAGCGACTTCATCGTGGGGGCAACCGGCTGGCTGCAAAACCCGCAAGAGGTGTTGGGCAAAGAACAGTTGGAAAGGTTCAACCGTGCACAAAAAACATTTGACAAGCCCGTCTTTATCGTTACCGAAGCCGAGGCGAAGAAAAACGAAAAGTCAAGGTCAAGGAAGAAAAGCACCTGGGTGTTCCATGCCGACCATGTACGCGATGTGGCATTTGCCGCCTCCCGAAAATTTATTTGGGACGCCATGGCCGTGAAGGTGGGGGACAAAACCCCGCTGGCCCAATCCCTTTACCCTAAAGAAGGAAACCCCCTTTGGGAAAAGGAGTCCACCAGGGCAATCAAAAATACTTTGGAGGTCTACTCCGCACGCACGTTTGATTATCCCTACCCCACGGCCTATTCCATCCATACGGCAGACCAGGGCATGGAATACCCCATGATTTGTTTCAACTATGGCAGGCCCAACAAAGATGGGTACTACAGCCAACGGGTATTGGAAGGCATGGTGAGCGTCATCGTGCACGAGGTAGGCCACAACTTCTTCCCAATGATCGTCAACTCTGACGAGCGGCAGTGGACCTGGATGGACGAAGGGTTGAATACTTTTTTGGAACACGAAACATTGCGCACCCGTTATGATGGGTTTGATGTCACCAGTGGCACCCCCAAAGGCATAGTCCCCTTTATGAAGGGCGACAAAAGCATCATGCGCCCCATTATGGCCCAGTCCGATAACCAGGGCTCCAGCTTTGGCCCCAATGGCTATACCAAGCCCTCTGCCGCGCTGGTACTCCTCCGCGAAACGGTCATGGGCCCTGAGCTCTTTGACCGGGCGTTCAAGGAATATGCGGAACGGTGGGCCTTCAAGCATCCCAAGCCCGCAGACTTTTTCCGCAGTATGGAAGATGCGTCCGGCACCGACCTGGACTGGTTTTGGCGAGGCTGGTTTTACGGGACCGATCATGTGGACCTGACCCTGGAAGATGTAAAATGGTTCCAGGTGAAGGAAGGGCAGTTTGACCCTGAAAAGAAAAACATCACGGTGCAGCAAGGCGACCTTTCGGCCAATACGGCCACCCACAAGGCCAATGATTTCAGTGCCGGCCCGCAGCCCCTGACGGTTGAAAATACCCCGGAAGACACCTACCGCGATTTCAGGAGCAGGGTAAACAACGATGCCGTTCGGAAGGAGTTGCAGGGGAAAAACCTGTATGAGCTGACCTTCCGCAATACCGGTGGCCTGCTCAGCCCGATTATCATTGAGTGGACGTACAAAGACGGCTCCAAGGAAATTGAAAAACTGCCAGCCGAAATATGGCGCCTGAACGAAAAGGAAGTGACCAAGGTCTTCATTAAAGACAAGGAAGTGACCAATATCGTCATCGACCCGCAGCGCGAGACGGCCGATGTGAATGTGTACGACAATGTGTTCCCCAAAAGGGAAGGCTCAAAGTTTGATCAGTTCAAGAAGGGGAATTGA
- a CDS encoding ABC transporter permease, producing MNSEVLFGKKSFYEVAHAFLQENGLVQGTGTTRNGRAWADIADKTWAHLGITAISLGLAILTAVPLGILLFIFSGAARPVLYFVGLLQTVPSIALLALMIPLLGIGRLPAITALFLYALLPILRNTTTGLTSVDPILRKVATGMGMTTIQRLRLVELPLALPSILAGIRTAAVITIGTATLAAFIGAGGLGEFIVTGLALNNTQLILQGAIPAALLAIVVEFLFEWLEKALIPRHLRT from the coding sequence ATGAATTCGGAGGTATTGTTTGGGAAAAAGTCTTTTTATGAGGTGGCCCATGCGTTCTTGCAGGAAAACGGCCTGGTACAAGGCACAGGGACAACACGGAACGGCCGTGCCTGGGCCGACATTGCGGACAAGACGTGGGCACATTTGGGGATTACCGCCATCTCCCTGGGGTTGGCCATTTTGACAGCCGTGCCACTGGGCATTTTGCTCTTTATTTTTTCCGGGGCGGCCCGCCCTGTTTTGTATTTTGTAGGGTTGTTGCAAACGGTGCCTTCCATCGCGTTGCTGGCCCTGATGATCCCCTTGTTGGGGATAGGGAGGTTGCCGGCCATCACCGCCTTGTTCCTGTATGCGTTGCTGCCCATCTTGCGGAACACCACTACGGGGCTCACCTCTGTCGACCCTATTTTGAGAAAGGTGGCCACAGGCATGGGCATGACGACCATCCAGCGGCTGCGGCTGGTGGAACTACCGTTGGCCTTGCCTTCCATTTTGGCCGGCATCCGCACGGCCGCTGTCATCACCATTGGCACTGCCACGCTGGCGGCCTTTATTGGGGCGGGCGGGCTGGGGGAGTTTATCGTTACGGGGCTGGCGTTAAACAATACGCAATTGATTTTACAGGGGGCCATACCTGCCGCACTCCTGGCCATTGTTGTGGAGTTTTTGTTTGAGTGGCTGGAAAAGGCGCTGATACCCAGGCACCTCCGGACTTAA
- a CDS encoding ATP-binding cassette domain-containing protein, whose translation MDSAIQFDKVSHRFGQHVIFEKLSFEIEARKITAILGKSGSGKSTLLQVINGLIRPFEGTVSLLGMPIDYENIHKVRLTIGYAVQSVGLFPHLTIFENIVLPGTLAGWQQDQKRQRANALMELVNLPAGHKGKYPYQLSGGEQQRVGLCRAILLNPPLMLLDEPFSSLDPETKDGIHTEVLKLQRTEPRCIVLVTHDHEEAMKLGGTVLNLDNGKLSPIGL comes from the coding sequence ATGGATAGCGCCATTCAATTTGATAAGGTTTCGCACCGCTTTGGCCAGCACGTCATTTTTGAAAAGCTGTCTTTTGAAATCGAGGCAAGGAAAATAACGGCCATCCTCGGCAAGAGCGGGAGCGGCAAGTCCACTTTGCTCCAGGTGATCAATGGGCTTATCCGGCCCTTTGAAGGAACGGTGAGTTTGTTGGGCATGCCCATTGACTATGAAAACATTCATAAAGTACGGCTCACTATTGGGTATGCGGTGCAATCGGTAGGGCTGTTCCCACACCTTACCATTTTTGAAAACATTGTATTGCCCGGCACTTTGGCAGGGTGGCAGCAGGACCAAAAACGGCAGCGGGCCAACGCATTGATGGAATTGGTAAACCTGCCGGCAGGGCACAAGGGGAAATACCCCTACCAATTGTCCGGTGGGGAGCAACAACGCGTTGGGTTATGCAGGGCCATATTGCTCAACCCGCCCTTGATGTTGCTGGACGAGCCCTTTTCTTCCCTGGACCCTGAAACAAAGGACGGCATACACACAGAGGTGCTAAAGCTCCAGCGCACAGAGCCGCGCTGCATCGTATTGGTGACCCACGACCATGAAGAAGCAATGAAATTGGGCGGCACCGTGCTCAATCTGGATAACGGCAAATTGTCCCCGATTGGCCTATGA
- a CDS encoding nitroreductase, with translation MEAMKFDIEQINHLISARRSVFPKGMVPGQTVDDHIVSQILENANWAPTHKLTEPWRFVVFSGEGLKKLGEFQAKCYKEATTKIGDYKEERFQNLLVQPMQFSHVIAVGMKRDKEKRIREIEEVGAVFCAIQNMYLTATAYGVGCYLSTGGITYFEEAKTFFGWGEEDKLIGFFNLGIAQGELKPGRRKPVSEKMEWIR, from the coding sequence ATGGAGGCAATGAAATTTGATATTGAGCAAATCAACCATCTGATATCCGCCAGAAGGTCGGTCTTCCCCAAGGGAATGGTGCCAGGCCAAACGGTGGACGACCACATCGTAAGCCAAATATTGGAAAATGCCAATTGGGCACCTACCCACAAGCTTACCGAACCCTGGCGTTTTGTTGTCTTTAGCGGTGAAGGGTTGAAAAAGCTGGGGGAATTCCAGGCGAAATGCTACAAAGAAGCCACCACAAAAATAGGGGACTACAAGGAAGAACGATTTCAAAATTTATTGGTCCAGCCCATGCAATTTTCCCATGTCATAGCCGTGGGGATGAAGCGGGACAAGGAAAAAAGGATTAGGGAAATCGAGGAAGTGGGGGCCGTCTTTTGTGCCATTCAAAACATGTACCTGACGGCCACGGCTTATGGGGTGGGCTGTTACCTGAGCACGGGGGGAATAACCTATTTTGAGGAGGCCAAAACATTTTTTGGATGGGGGGAAGAGGATAAGTTGATAGGTTTTTTTAACCTTGGCATTGCCCAGGGCGAATTGAAGCCGGGGAGAAGGAAGCCCGTCAGTGAAAAAATGGAATGGATAAGGTAA
- a CDS encoding sterol desaturase family protein: protein MDSFLLFFEEMPTWQKLAWVATCLVVCWVLEGNYPLAKHHYSKWRHDGINLVFLLFTFVINLLFGVVTVGLFAIIGPRQIGLLHYVDLPLWLELLMAVMFLDFVAQYVVHYLLHRVKWMWKFHMVHHSDTKVDATTGTRHHPGDYFLREVFALIALVAIGAPIAFYLFYRFCTIFFTYFTHANINMPRGLDKALSLVFITPNMHKFHHHYERPWTDTNFGNIFSLWDRIFGTMAYDDPKKIKYGLDVLDGSKDEDVRYQLGLPLNKNIKTDY from the coding sequence ATGGATTCATTCCTATTGTTTTTTGAGGAGATGCCCACCTGGCAAAAGCTGGCGTGGGTGGCCACCTGCCTGGTGGTATGCTGGGTGCTGGAGGGGAACTACCCTTTGGCAAAACACCATTACTCCAAATGGAGGCACGATGGCATAAATTTGGTTTTTCTCCTTTTCACTTTTGTGATCAATCTTTTGTTCGGGGTTGTCACGGTAGGGTTGTTTGCCATAATAGGGCCGAGGCAAATCGGGTTGCTGCACTATGTGGACCTGCCCTTATGGCTGGAGTTGCTCATGGCCGTGATGTTCCTGGATTTTGTGGCGCAATATGTGGTGCACTACCTGTTGCACCGTGTCAAATGGATGTGGAAATTCCATATGGTGCACCACAGCGACACCAAGGTGGATGCCACCACCGGCACACGGCACCATCCGGGGGATTATTTTTTGCGCGAGGTCTTTGCGCTTATTGCCCTGGTGGCCATCGGGGCACCTATTGCGTTTTACTTGTTTTATAGGTTCTGCACTATTTTTTTTACCTATTTCACCCATGCCAATATCAACATGCCCCGCGGCCTGGACAAGGCGTTGAGCCTCGTGTTCATCACCCCCAACATGCACAAGTTCCACCATCATTACGAGCGGCCCTGGACGGACACCAATTTTGGCAACATCTTTTCTTTGTGGGACAGGATATTCGGCACGATGGCCTATGACGACCCCAAAAAAATCAAATATGGGCTGGACGTGTTGGATGGCTCCAAAGACGAGGACGTCCGTTACCAGTTGGGCCTCCCTTTGAATAAAAACATCAAAACGGATTATTGA
- a CDS encoding DUF427 domain-containing protein, producing the protein MKAIWNGQVLAESDNTVVIEGNHYFPASSIKKEFFSESASNTVCPWKGTASYYHVKVDGKENPDAAWYYPSPKEAAKVIKDRVAFWKGVEVVD; encoded by the coding sequence ATGAAAGCAATTTGGAACGGACAGGTACTGGCGGAAAGCGACAACACGGTGGTGATTGAAGGCAACCATTATTTTCCGGCCAGCTCCATCAAGAAGGAATTCTTCTCCGAATCGGCATCAAATACGGTTTGCCCCTGGAAAGGGACGGCATCATACTACCATGTGAAGGTGGACGGAAAAGAAAACCCCGATGCAGCATGGTACTACCCATCGCCAAAAGAGGCCGCTAAAGTTATCAAGGACAGGGTGGCCTTCTGGAAGGGCGTGGAAGTGGTGGACTAA
- a CDS encoding P1 family peptidase, giving the protein MINPFFEAVAQATEESIVNAMIAAETMVGIGGHTVYAIPHDRLMKVLRQYNRLK; this is encoded by the coding sequence ATGATCAACCCTTTCTTTGAAGCGGTGGCACAGGCCACGGAAGAGTCCATAGTAAACGCCATGATAGCTGCCGAAACCATGGTGGGCATAGGTGGCCACACGGTTTATGCCATACCCCACGACCGATTAATGAAGGTATTGCGGCAATACAACCGCCTGAAGTAG
- a CDS encoding M1 family peptidase — MKTLLGLVFIALALPSWAQEGWKSKFEQLGQLLPTPNQYRSASGAPGYKYWQQQADYTIDVELDDDTHMVMGKETITYTNNSPDPLKYLWLQLDQNILAEGNATDKTKTNTLGDNVSIDQLQRDLDLYGDYKGGYTIKSVTDVAGKGLPYFINATMMRVDLPSPLKTGGKYSFNVEWSYPVSDRLNEREVGRRGGMEYFPADDNYVYGITHWFPRMCVYDDYEGWQNKQFMGQGEFALSFGNYKVRITVPADHIVGATGLLQNPGEVLSKTEQERYAQAKSSYDKPVVIATQEEAMEREKSKSKQKKTWVYQADNVRDFAFTTSRKFIWDAQAVKIGDHTTLAMSYYPKEGNPLWERESTKAVKNTITTYSQHTIDYPYPVAISVHMANIGMEYPMICFNGGRPNTDGTIPDRTKWAMIGVIVHEVGHNFFPMIVNSDERQWAWMDEGFNTFVQYLTQVEHYPDMPQRRGPAEMIVPYMKGDKELQRPLMTSAENIIEYGAEQYAKTATALNILRETVMGPELFDKAFKEYATRWAFKHPKPADFFRTMEDASAVDLDWFWRGWFYSTDNTDISVDGVKWYQVRKEEANLENKGKVVKKGDLAKAGDEADRNSNNFNDDPQPFSVIPADDRFYGEFQNRIDDKAIMEKLEGKNLYEITLSNKGGLVMPVIIEWTYKDGTKEIERIPAEIWRLNENQVKKVFVKDKEVVNIVIDPLKETADVNTGDNMFPRVKEVSKFDELKKKGK, encoded by the coding sequence ATGAAAACCCTACTTGGTTTGGTTTTTATTGCCCTCGCCCTGCCTTCATGGGCACAGGAAGGCTGGAAAAGCAAATTTGAGCAACTGGGGCAGTTGCTGCCCACGCCCAACCAGTACCGTTCTGCATCGGGCGCCCCTGGGTATAAGTACTGGCAGCAGCAGGCCGATTATACCATTGACGTGGAGTTGGACGATGACACGCACATGGTCATGGGCAAAGAAACCATCACCTACACCAACAATTCGCCCGACCCTTTGAAGTACCTGTGGCTTCAGCTTGACCAGAACATCCTGGCGGAAGGGAACGCCACGGACAAAACAAAAACCAACACCCTTGGCGATAACGTATCCATAGACCAGTTGCAGCGCGACCTTGACCTGTACGGTGACTACAAAGGGGGCTACACCATCAAGTCGGTAACGGATGTGGCCGGCAAGGGGCTGCCGTATTTTATCAATGCCACCATGATGCGCGTGGACTTGCCATCGCCCCTGAAAACAGGCGGCAAGTACTCCTTCAACGTGGAGTGGTCGTACCCCGTGAGCGACCGGCTAAACGAACGCGAGGTGGGCCGCAGGGGCGGCATGGAATACTTTCCTGCTGACGACAACTATGTGTACGGCATCACCCATTGGTTTCCGCGCATGTGCGTGTACGATGATTATGAGGGCTGGCAAAACAAGCAGTTTATGGGGCAAGGGGAGTTTGCGCTTTCCTTTGGGAATTATAAGGTTAGGATAACGGTGCCCGCAGACCACATCGTGGGGGCCACTGGTTTGCTCCAAAACCCCGGGGAGGTGCTTTCCAAAACCGAACAGGAGCGCTATGCGCAGGCCAAAAGTTCATATGACAAGCCTGTGGTCATTGCCACACAGGAGGAGGCCATGGAAAGGGAAAAATCAAAATCCAAACAAAAGAAAACCTGGGTATACCAGGCCGACAATGTCAGGGATTTTGCCTTCACCACCTCACGCAAATTTATCTGGGACGCCCAGGCGGTAAAGATCGGTGACCACACCACGTTGGCCATGTCGTATTATCCCAAAGAAGGAAACCCACTGTGGGAGCGCGAATCCACCAAAGCGGTAAAGAACACCATCACCACCTACTCCCAACATACCATTGATTATCCTTACCCGGTGGCCATCTCGGTGCACATGGCCAATATTGGCATGGAGTACCCCATGATCTGTTTTAACGGGGGCCGCCCCAATACCGATGGCACCATACCCGACCGCACCAAGTGGGCCATGATCGGGGTGATCGTGCACGAGGTAGGCCACAACTTCTTCCCTATGATCGTCAACTCAGACGAGCGGCAATGGGCCTGGATGGACGAAGGCTTCAACACGTTTGTGCAATACCTTACCCAGGTAGAACATTATCCGGACATGCCGCAGCGTAGGGGCCCTGCGGAAATGATCGTGCCCTACATGAAGGGGGACAAGGAGTTGCAACGCCCCCTGATGACCAGTGCCGAAAACATTATTGAATATGGGGCAGAGCAATATGCCAAAACCGCAACCGCACTGAACATTTTAAGGGAAACCGTTATGGGGCCCGAACTGTTCGACAAGGCTTTTAAGGAATATGCCACACGTTGGGCCTTTAAACACCCCAAGCCTGCCGACTTTTTCCGCACCATGGAAGATGCGTCCGCGGTGGACCTGGATTGGTTTTGGCGCGGATGGTTCTATTCCACCGACAATACGGACATATCCGTGGACGGGGTGAAGTGGTACCAGGTAAGAAAAGAGGAGGCCAACCTGGAGAACAAGGGCAAAGTGGTGAAGAAAGGCGACCTGGCCAAAGCCGGTGACGAGGCTGACAGGAATTCCAACAACTTTAATGATGACCCACAGCCATTCAGCGTCATCCCAGCCGATGACCGCTTTTATGGCGAATTTCAAAACCGTATCGATGACAAGGCCATTATGGAAAAGCTGGAGGGCAAAAACCTATATGAAATCACCTTGAGCAACAAAGGCGGCCTGGTGATGCCGGTGATCATTGAATGGACCTACAAAGACGGCACCAAAGAGATTGAACGTATCCCCGCGGAAATATGGAGGCTAAATGAAAACCAGGTAAAAAAGGTTTTTGTCAAAGACAAGGAAGTGGTGAACATCGTGATCGACCCCCTCAAGGAAACCGCGGACGTAAATACCGGGGACAATATGTTCCCCAGGGTGAAGGAAGTTTCTAAATTTGACGAGCTGAAGAAAAAAGGAAAATAA